One part of the Bacteroidales bacterium genome encodes these proteins:
- a CDS encoding M14 family metallopeptidase: protein MGRELIVLDTFALLIETKGMVRRLLLLIILCGTASVISAQETDYYLIQINSDAALLRQISEMGISIDLQGADGTATLEVSADELKLLDRHHIRYKTLITNLSGYYADRNKGMNPTEVTEHFRNSKAYRVPENFSLGSMGGFCTYDEMLAHLDNMRALYPELISAREALPGFTIEGQQVFWLRISDNPDQDEPEPAVFYNSLIHSREPVSMQQMLYYMYFLLENYYSDANIQRLVDNTEMYFVPCINPDGYLHNQATNPNGGGMWRKNRRRINNKPVGVDINRNFGYKWGYDNYGSSAIHSSSTYRGESPFSEPETCIIRDFALQHSFNIVLNCHSYGNYLLQPFGYSNTANPADCDLLQHTSDRLTGWNNFTGGSTSRLLYLVNGDATDWFYADTTKQMALAYTVEIGNNLDGFWPSMARIIPLCEQMVQVNLEAARIAGSYVEAHDFSPMNLSEKNGYLKIGLNRSGLEDAPVTLSIKPLGETFASTGAAKVIPSLPLHELMIDSISYALKPGLLTGQKLQYVITIQNERFVTHDTITKYTGEAELIFYDNCDDASHWISNAWISDTLHAHSAPGSIISNSGSYYPVNQEALIVLDRNIPVAGTDALWVRFFTKWDLDGGRDFVRFIVSSDGGTSWEPLAGRYTLPAWIDGEQMPVFMNKCNKWVEVWILVPLKDTAPLQLGFLLTSDHKISKAGFWFDDFRIEALRNSEQQLITIPEGWSGISCYLYSGAPELPEFFGEHLGEVVFLEDEQDFYQPGNGNSTLSAWDSDYGYLIKTAAPFVLEVKGQTKKTGSYLLSAGWSLMPVFSDTEIAVNTIFSEPASSIVMLKEAAGTQIYWPAKGIETLQTLQPGKSYFIFLNNEATITY from the coding sequence ATGGGTCGCGAACTCATAGTTTTGGATACATTTGCCCTGTTAATAGAGACCAAAGGCATGGTGAGACGATTATTGTTATTGATAATTCTTTGCGGAACAGCAAGCGTTATTTCTGCACAGGAGACTGATTATTACCTCATACAAATTAATTCTGATGCTGCTTTGCTTCGGCAGATTTCCGAAATGGGAATTTCTATCGACCTCCAGGGAGCAGATGGAACAGCTACTTTGGAGGTTTCGGCTGACGAGCTGAAGCTGCTCGACCGTCATCATATCAGATATAAAACACTAATTACTAACTTATCGGGATACTATGCTGACCGCAATAAAGGCATGAATCCGACGGAAGTCACCGAACATTTCCGAAATTCTAAAGCGTATCGTGTTCCCGAAAACTTTTCCCTGGGCAGCATGGGTGGCTTTTGTACTTACGACGAAATGCTGGCACACCTCGACAACATGCGCGCGCTCTACCCTGAGCTTATCAGTGCACGTGAGGCGCTGCCCGGTTTTACCATCGAAGGACAACAGGTGTTCTGGCTTCGCATCTCTGACAATCCTGACCAGGACGAACCGGAACCTGCAGTTTTTTACAACTCCCTGATCCACTCCCGCGAACCAGTATCGATGCAGCAGATGCTTTATTACATGTATTTCCTGCTCGAAAATTATTACTCTGATGCTAACATCCAGCGCCTGGTGGACAACACCGAGATGTATTTTGTCCCCTGCATCAATCCCGACGGTTATTTGCACAATCAGGCTACCAATCCTAATGGCGGCGGCATGTGGCGCAAAAACCGGCGGCGGATCAACAACAAGCCTGTTGGTGTGGATATAAACCGCAATTTTGGCTACAAATGGGGATACGATAATTATGGCTCCTCGGCTATTCACAGTAGTAGCACCTACCGGGGGGAAAGTCCTTTTTCGGAACCGGAGACTTGTATAATCCGCGATTTCGCCCTGCAACACTCCTTTAACATCGTGCTCAATTGTCACTCTTACGGCAATTATCTGTTACAACCTTTTGGCTATTCCAACACTGCCAATCCCGCCGATTGTGATTTGTTGCAGCACACCTCCGACCGGCTCACCGGCTGGAATAATTTTACCGGCGGATCTACCTCGCGTTTGCTTTATCTGGTGAATGGCGACGCCACCGATTGGTTTTACGCCGACACCACCAAACAGATGGCGCTAGCCTATACCGTGGAGATCGGTAACAATCTCGATGGCTTCTGGCCGTCGATGGCGCGCATCATTCCGCTTTGTGAGCAGATGGTGCAGGTTAATCTGGAGGCTGCCAGGATTGCCGGATCGTATGTGGAGGCGCACGATTTCTCACCGATGAATCTTTCTGAAAAGAATGGTTATTTAAAAATTGGTTTAAATCGCTCAGGATTGGAAGATGCTCCCGTAACACTTTCGATAAAACCATTGGGCGAAACGTTTGCTTCGACTGGCGCCGCCAAAGTCATCCCATCATTGCCATTGCACGAGCTGATGATCGATTCGATAAGTTATGCGCTAAAACCCGGATTGCTGACGGGACAAAAGTTGCAATATGTAATTACCATCCAAAATGAAAGATTTGTAACGCACGACACGATTACTAAATACACGGGCGAAGCGGAGCTAATCTTCTACGACAATTGCGACGATGCCAGCCATTGGATCAGCAATGCATGGATTTCCGATACACTGCATGCGCACTCAGCGCCGGGCAGCATCATCAGCAACAGTGGTTCGTATTATCCGGTAAATCAGGAGGCGCTGATCGTACTTGACAGAAATATTCCCGTTGCCGGAACTGACGCTCTATGGGTGCGTTTTTTTACAAAGTGGGATTTGGATGGCGGGCGCGATTTTGTGCGTTTTATTGTCTCAAGCGATGGCGGCACCAGTTGGGAGCCGCTTGCCGGACGCTATACTTTGCCAGCCTGGATCGACGGGGAGCAGATGCCCGTTTTTATGAATAAATGCAACAAGTGGGTGGAAGTGTGGATTTTGGTGCCGTTAAAAGATACCGCGCCGCTGCAGCTTGGGTTTTTGCTAACGAGCGATCACAAGATAAGCAAAGCAGGGTTTTGGTTTGATGATTTCCGTATCGAAGCCCTTAGAAATTCAGAGCAGCAGCTAATCACTATTCCTGAAGGCTGGTCGGGTATCAGCTGCTATTTGTATTCCGGCGCTCCGGAACTGCCCGAATTTTTTGGGGAGCATCTCGGTGAAGTTGTTTTCCTGGAGGATGAGCAGGATTTCTATCAGCCCGGCAACGGCAACAGCACGCTCTCGGCGTGGGATTCAGATTATGGCTATCTCATCAAAACAGCGGCGCCCTTTGTCCTTGAAGTGAAAGGACAAACAAAAAAAACCGGGTCGTATCTGCTTTCGGCCGGCTGGAGCCTGATGCCTGTATTTTCGGATACTGAAATAGCGGTAAATACGATCTTCAGCGAGCCGGCCTCCAGTATTGTGATGCTAAAAGAAGCTGCCGGAACACAGATTTATTGGCCGGCCAAAGGAATCGAAACTTTGCAGACCTTGCAGCCCGGCAAATCCTATTTTATCTTTTTGAATAATGAAGCGACGATTACATACTAG
- a CDS encoding XdhC family protein, with product MENIFAKIDEIKSSGQVAALCIITDTSGSAPRKAGAKMIVTEAGASYGTIGGGQLEQQVTEQALRLCRERQQPVTLHIDLKDDTSMHCGGKVSVYVEPLLPDERLVIFGAGHVGAALARLARMLGFSVTLVDNRENLTKPLIEEGFEVIAEEYIPAAQNLATNDHSFLVVTTPQHRYDHEVTGILAQKPNRYLGMIGSRRKVAEAQQYFLDNKIIDQPTIDKIDMPIGIPFNAQTPAEIAISILAKIIDVRNS from the coding sequence ATGGAAAATATTTTTGCAAAAATAGACGAAATAAAAAGCTCGGGACAAGTGGCCGCGTTGTGCATTATAACTGATACCAGCGGCTCGGCACCGCGCAAAGCGGGCGCCAAGATGATTGTAACAGAAGCAGGCGCGTCGTACGGCACCATTGGCGGTGGCCAGCTGGAGCAACAGGTAACGGAGCAGGCACTCAGGCTTTGCCGCGAGCGTCAGCAACCTGTCACGCTACACATCGATCTCAAAGACGACACCTCCATGCACTGTGGCGGCAAAGTGTCGGTGTATGTGGAACCGCTGCTGCCCGATGAGCGGCTCGTGATCTTTGGCGCCGGACATGTTGGAGCAGCCCTGGCGCGTCTGGCACGTATGCTTGGTTTTTCGGTAACGCTGGTCGACAATCGTGAAAATCTTACCAAACCATTGATCGAAGAAGGTTTTGAAGTGATCGCGGAGGAGTATATTCCGGCAGCACAAAATCTCGCAACCAATGATCATAGTTTTTTGGTTGTGACAACACCGCAGCACCGGTACGATCATGAGGTGACGGGCATCCTGGCGCAAAAACCAAACAGATATCTGGGCATGATTGGCAGCCGCCGCAAGGTAGCAGAAGCGCAACAATATTTTCTCGACAATAAAATTATCGATCAACCGACAATTGATAAGATAGACATGCCCATCGGGATTCCTTTCAATGCACAAACGCCCGCCGAAATAGCCATAAGCATCCTTGCCAAAATTATCGACGTGCGGAATAGCTGA
- a CDS encoding GNAT family N-acetyltransferase, whose amino-acid sequence MDRKFKRAEIDDLPFLEKVEEACFPTFQQTSRRMLRLGITSLFQDVLICRIKIKNQWTEVGSLVMHLHKHTLRLYSIGVLPEYRGMNLGKMMLTYCIDLARGKGFEKVTLEAYAGDEMLIAWYESFGFKIAGHLSDYYEKGKDAVKMNYQLKVVKEKTTRENIVVVDSVRNFRPDIENVKVVSAKKYISDQKYQELKNARVFNLCNSYRYQSMGYYVSLLASARDHRVIPSVATIGDYRNISIIKSISTEVDDLIQKSLNGLEQTRLSIVLYFGYTLNEKYKLLAGRLYKLFETPILQISFTKSDKWYIQKVTPMGINKLDDADKEQLYEFMQEFFARKRFAIPRLKNYKYDLAILVNPDEKNPPSDARALEKFKAVADKRGFYTEFITREDLNRLSEFDALFIRETTNVNNYTYSFSRMAYSEGLVVIDDPWSILRCSNKIYLYERMALNKIKMPYSKVISKWGFKSNSMAGLKFPMVLKQPDGSFSLGVTKVENHEDMNEQLKELFKNSELIIAQSFMPSEYDWRIGILDHQVLFGCKYYMAKGHWQIYNWKGKAADQEGNFETVPLHLIPPKIIKTALKASALIGDGLYGVDLKEVNGEVYLIEVNDNPNIDAGVEDKLLKDDLYRRIVDSLFNRIELSRNMSKFIAADPV is encoded by the coding sequence ATGGACAGAAAATTCAAACGTGCCGAAATCGACGATTTGCCCTTTTTGGAAAAAGTAGAAGAGGCATGTTTCCCCACATTTCAACAGACTTCGCGACGGATGCTCCGACTGGGCATCACCAGCCTCTTTCAGGACGTGCTGATTTGTCGCATCAAAATTAAAAATCAATGGACCGAAGTGGGATCGCTGGTGATGCATCTGCACAAGCACACCCTGCGCCTTTATTCCATTGGTGTGCTACCCGAATACCGCGGCATGAACCTGGGCAAGATGATGCTGACATACTGCATCGATCTGGCGCGCGGCAAAGGTTTCGAGAAAGTTACACTCGAAGCTTACGCCGGCGATGAGATGCTGATAGCCTGGTACGAGAGTTTTGGTTTTAAAATTGCCGGACATCTGAGCGATTATTACGAAAAAGGCAAGGACGCCGTAAAAATGAACTACCAGCTAAAGGTGGTGAAAGAAAAAACCACCCGCGAAAATATCGTGGTGGTGGACAGCGTGCGCAACTTCCGCCCTGACATCGAAAATGTGAAAGTGGTCTCGGCCAAAAAGTACATCTCCGATCAGAAATACCAGGAGCTGAAGAATGCCCGGGTATTCAACCTTTGTAACTCCTATCGCTACCAAAGCATGGGATATTATGTTTCGCTGCTGGCTTCGGCGCGCGACCACCGCGTGATACCCAGCGTGGCCACCATCGGCGACTACCGCAATATCTCCATTATCAAAAGCATTTCTACGGAGGTAGATGATCTGATACAAAAATCGCTCAACGGGCTGGAGCAAACGAGGCTGTCGATTGTGTTGTACTTTGGGTACACCCTAAATGAGAAATACAAACTGCTGGCCGGACGACTTTACAAACTTTTCGAGACGCCCATCCTGCAAATTAGCTTTACCAAAAGCGACAAATGGTACATCCAGAAGGTAACGCCCATGGGCATCAATAAACTCGACGACGCCGACAAAGAGCAGCTTTACGAGTTTATGCAGGAGTTTTTTGCGCGAAAGCGCTTTGCGATCCCCAGGTTGAAAAACTACAAATACGACCTGGCCATTTTGGTGAATCCTGATGAGAAGAATCCTCCATCTGACGCGCGGGCACTCGAGAAGTTTAAGGCTGTGGCCGACAAACGCGGGTTTTATACCGAATTTATCACGCGCGAAGACCTGAACCGATTGAGTGAGTTCGACGCACTTTTTATTCGCGAAACCACCAATGTGAACAACTACACCTACAGCTTTTCGCGCATGGCCTACAGCGAAGGCCTTGTGGTGATTGACGATCCGTGGTCGATCCTCAGGTGTTCTAACAAAATTTATCTCTACGAGCGGATGGCGCTCAACAAGATAAAAATGCCTTACTCCAAAGTGATCAGCAAGTGGGGCTTCAAAAGTAACTCGATGGCCGGGCTTAAGTTCCCGATGGTACTCAAGCAGCCCGATGGCTCTTTTTCGCTTGGCGTAACCAAGGTGGAAAACCATGAAGATATGAACGAGCAACTGAAGGAGCTTTTCAAAAATTCAGAGCTTATCATCGCACAGTCGTTTATGCCCAGCGAATACGACTGGCGCATTGGCATACTGGATCACCAGGTACTTTTTGGGTGCAAATATTATATGGCCAAAGGACATTGGCAAATTTACAACTGGAAAGGCAAAGCCGCCGACCAGGAAGGCAACTTCGAAACGGTGCCGCTGCATCTGATACCACCCAAAATCATCAAGACGGCGCTGAAGGCTTCGGCGCTCATCGGCGACGGACTTTATGGCGTAGACCTGAAGGAGGTGAACGGCGAAGTTTATCTCATCGAGGTAAACGACAATCCCAACATCGACGCGGGCGTGGAAGACAAGCTGCTCAAAGACGATCTCTACCGCCGCATCGTCGATTCGCTTTTCAACCGCATCGAACTCTCGCGCAACATGTCCAAATTTATCGCCGCCGACCCGGTGTAA
- a CDS encoding HDIG domain-containing protein — translation MKKEILDLWPELEWIKDETLREQTARTWELALEKSVLTADDLRRIPFTLLCGPDLKVSFMEHKRSVVHIARDAGNTINGMYNGELTVDMDVVISGAILADVGKLLEYELDASGTAVQGSYGKYLRHPFSGVSLAEACGCPPEVCHIIATHAGEGNLVKRTTEAYVVHHADFMTFLPFKERLKV, via the coding sequence ATGAAAAAAGAAATATTGGATCTGTGGCCCGAGCTGGAATGGATTAAAGACGAAACGCTGCGCGAACAAACCGCCCGCACCTGGGAGCTGGCACTCGAAAAGAGTGTGCTAACCGCCGACGACCTGCGTCGTATCCCCTTCACGCTGCTTTGCGGCCCCGACCTCAAGGTAAGTTTTATGGAGCACAAACGCTCGGTGGTGCACATTGCCCGCGATGCCGGCAACACCATCAACGGCATGTACAATGGCGAACTTACCGTGGATATGGATGTGGTCATCTCCGGCGCCATCCTGGCCGATGTGGGCAAGCTGCTCGAATATGAACTCGACGCCAGCGGAACTGCAGTGCAGGGAAGCTATGGCAAATATCTACGTCATCCGTTTTCGGGTGTCTCGCTGGCCGAGGCCTGCGGCTGTCCGCCCGAAGTTTGTCATATCATTGCCACACACGCCGGCGAAGGCAACCTCGTAAAGCGCACCACCGAAGCCTACGTGGTTCACCACGCCGACTTTATGACCTTCCTGCCCTTTAAAGAAAGATTGAAAGTTTAG
- a CDS encoding radical SAM protein, producing MEALYSYFNQLLSTQKKAFASWPQLRWLNAWENTALGDRRQSLLQDERHGWLFKNTKPFHKHISKGCMQCGLGRWSCLFITNKCNGGCFYCPSAQVTDTVPSSQMLTFDTPEAYAEYVRWMNFAGVSFSGGEPLLYFERTLSYLQSVRRHCDASVYIWLYTNGIAGNTDMYRRLAAEGLDEIRFDIGATANSLENVKQACGIIPNITIEIPAVPEDVETLKALLPQMIDLGITNLNLHQMRLTQHNVKHLAKRNYTFVAAERPVVLESEMAALEILDFTHSLDWNIGINYCAFDYKNRFQKAGYRHMLAERFAEAGETITENGYIRKYNEQALSYENILLTDDQRLVANHLKTITLKHKVYSLMRTESVSVDIETEAQVEITALMEQRPAQPPEQQHLFEIWRHEYIEEGLRNYF from the coding sequence ATGGAAGCGTTGTACTCATATTTCAATCAGCTGTTATCAACACAAAAAAAGGCTTTTGCCTCCTGGCCGCAGTTGCGGTGGCTCAATGCCTGGGAAAATACCGCATTAGGCGATCGTCGCCAGAGTCTTTTGCAGGACGAGCGTCACGGATGGTTATTTAAAAACACCAAACCCTTTCACAAGCACATTTCCAAAGGATGCATGCAATGCGGGCTTGGTCGCTGGAGCTGTTTGTTTATCACCAACAAGTGCAACGGCGGTTGTTTCTACTGTCCGTCGGCGCAAGTGACCGACACGGTGCCATCGTCGCAGATGCTCACCTTCGACACGCCGGAGGCTTACGCCGAATATGTGCGATGGATGAACTTTGCCGGGGTGAGCTTTAGCGGAGGCGAGCCGCTGCTTTACTTTGAACGTACATTGTCTTACCTCCAAAGCGTTCGCCGGCATTGCGATGCTTCCGTTTACATCTGGCTTTACACAAATGGCATTGCCGGAAATACCGACATGTACCGGCGACTGGCAGCCGAAGGTCTCGACGAGATACGCTTTGATATTGGCGCCACCGCCAACAGCCTGGAAAATGTGAAGCAGGCCTGCGGCATCATTCCCAACATCACCATCGAAATACCGGCAGTGCCCGAAGACGTCGAAACGCTGAAAGCCTTGCTTCCGCAAATGATTGATCTGGGAATTACCAACCTAAACCTGCATCAGATGCGATTGACGCAACATAATGTAAAACATTTGGCCAAAAGAAATTATACTTTTGTGGCTGCCGAACGACCTGTTGTGCTGGAGTCAGAAATGGCGGCGTTGGAAATATTGGATTTTACCCACAGCCTGGATTGGAATATCGGCATCAACTATTGTGCTTTTGATTATAAAAACAGATTTCAAAAGGCCGGCTATCGGCACATGTTGGCCGAAAGATTTGCGGAAGCCGGAGAGACGATAACAGAAAATGGATACATCAGAAAATATAATGAACAAGCGTTGAGTTATGAAAATATTTTGCTGACCGACGATCAGCGCCTGGTGGCAAATCATTTGAAAACAATCACATTAAAACATAAAGTTTATTCATTGATGAGGACAGAATCGGTAAGTGTCGACATAGAAACAGAAGCGCAGGTAGAAATAACCGCTCTGATGGAGCAACGCCCGGCGCAGCCTCCGGAGCAGCAGCACCTGTTTGAGATATGGCGACACGAATACATCGAGGAAGGTCTTCGGAATTATTTTTAA
- a CDS encoding isocitrate/isopropylmalate family dehydrogenase, with protein sequence MGKRKIVTMPGDGIGKVVLEEAIRVLDAAGFEAEYVHGDIGWDFWCNEGNPLPDRTLQLLEKHKIGLFGAITSKPKDAAFDELKPELKEKGLVYASPIVGLRQHFGLDICVRPCHTYKGNPLNFIRRGAGGTIEEPEVDVVIFRQNTEGLYGGVEWSDPPQQVYEAMLTHTKFKKNFGMHPKAEISISTRIFSRKHTERILRAAFEHAKNYGYKSVTLAEKPNVIRETSGMMYKLAKEIQKADYPGIELWNTNIDAQMMWLTKNPEKYGVIVAGNMFGDIASDGFAGLIGGLGFACSAQFNPDSGIGLFEPTHGSAPKYADYPVSIVNPIAMIESTCMMLDFVGEKKMAERIRKAVAEVIAEGKVRTYDMMKMTGRADVIEKGAASTHQMADAIIAKL encoded by the coding sequence ATGGGAAAACGAAAAATTGTAACGATGCCCGGCGACGGCATTGGAAAAGTTGTTTTGGAAGAAGCCATCCGCGTGCTGGATGCCGCGGGCTTTGAAGCCGAATACGTACACGGTGACATCGGCTGGGATTTTTGGTGCAACGAAGGCAACCCGCTGCCCGACCGCACTCTCCAACTGCTCGAAAAACACAAAATCGGACTCTTTGGCGCCATCACCTCCAAGCCCAAAGATGCTGCCTTCGACGAACTAAAACCCGAACTCAAAGAAAAAGGTCTTGTGTATGCTAGCCCAATTGTAGGACTGCGCCAGCACTTTGGCCTCGACATCTGTGTGCGGCCCTGCCATACTTACAAAGGCAACCCGCTCAACTTTATCCGCCGTGGCGCAGGTGGTACCATCGAAGAACCGGAAGTAGATGTGGTGATCTTCCGTCAAAACACCGAAGGCCTTTATGGCGGCGTGGAATGGAGCGACCCTCCACAGCAAGTTTATGAAGCTATGCTTACACATACCAAGTTTAAGAAGAACTTCGGCATGCATCCAAAAGCTGAGATTTCCATCTCTACGCGTATCTTCTCCCGGAAACATACCGAACGCATTCTGCGCGCCGCTTTTGAGCATGCCAAAAACTACGGCTACAAATCCGTGACACTTGCCGAAAAGCCCAACGTCATCCGCGAAACTTCCGGCATGATGTATAAATTGGCCAAAGAGATTCAAAAAGCCGACTATCCCGGCATCGAACTTTGGAACACCAACATCGACGCACAGATGATGTGGCTCACCAAAAATCCCGAAAAATACGGTGTGATCGTGGCCGGCAACATGTTTGGCGACATCGCTTCCGACGGTTTTGCAGGCCTCATCGGCGGACTGGGCTTTGCCTGTTCCGCGCAGTTCAACCCCGACAGCGGCATCGGCCTGTTTGAGCCTACCCACGGATCGGCGCCCAAATATGCCGACTATCCCGTATCCATCGTCAACCCCATCGCCATGATCGAATCGACTTGCATGATGCTTGACTTTGTTGGCGAAAAGAAAATGGCTGAACGTATCCGCAAAGCAGTAGCCGAAGTTATCGCCGAAGGCAAGGTGCGTACTTATGATATGATGAAGATGACCGGTCGTGCCGACGTTATTGAAAAAGGTGCTGCCTCTACCCATCAGATGGCCGACGCCATTATTGCAAAACTTTAA
- a CDS encoding redoxin domain-containing protein has protein sequence MRRNFLFLIIILLPAGLLAQQATITGTITGLPDAAIKITDFYGNENRLIDSVRTDATGSFGVSFSQQQPTGLYRLRWNDRDYLDIIYDQQPVVYKTDLSALIDSLVFIKSLQNQHYYQYLNLRNMTQFKLELIEPVLTYYPADSTDFYNAVRTEHEEVQQQLADLVASIRNQHPESFAASLVQADYMPPMPETLQPEEQLQYLRVHFFDAVNFEDTSLLYSNIVSNKILQYLSLYQNNRLNKDQLEIEFIKAVDRIMAVTSVNQMMYEYALDFLIRGFESYGFDKVNNYIADHISFDESCVNSERKAALEKKVERFKKFAIGEKAPDFTAATLDGKKITLSEMKSGYTLLLFWATWCAHCPQLVKDIATIYEPAHNKGLEIVAVSMDDNPEKLQRFLSEGNFPWIQIADYQKWQGPLVQQYDIYATPTMLLLFSDQTILARPVNFDELKNALFERNILH, from the coding sequence ATGAGACGAAACTTTTTATTTTTAATAATCATTCTTTTGCCTGCCGGGCTTTTGGCACAGCAGGCAACCATTACAGGCACCATCACCGGGTTGCCGGATGCCGCCATCAAAATCACCGATTTTTACGGTAACGAAAACCGGTTGATCGATTCGGTGAGAACGGATGCCACGGGATCTTTTGGCGTTTCTTTTTCGCAACAGCAGCCTACAGGTCTTTATCGGCTGCGCTGGAACGACCGCGATTATCTCGATATTATTTACGATCAGCAGCCTGTGGTTTATAAAACTGACCTCAGCGCTTTGATTGATAGCCTTGTTTTTATTAAATCATTGCAAAACCAGCATTATTATCAATATCTCAATCTGCGCAATATGACGCAGTTTAAGCTGGAGCTGATAGAGCCGGTGCTGACCTATTATCCTGCCGACAGCACCGATTTTTATAATGCCGTACGCACCGAACATGAGGAAGTGCAGCAGCAACTGGCCGATCTTGTTGCTTCCATTCGCAACCAACACCCCGAAAGCTTTGCTGCCAGCCTGGTGCAGGCCGACTATATGCCGCCGATGCCCGAAACCTTGCAGCCAGAAGAACAGTTGCAATACCTGCGTGTTCACTTTTTTGATGCCGTCAATTTTGAAGACACTTCGCTGCTTTACAGCAATATCGTTTCTAATAAAATTCTTCAATATCTTTCTTTGTATCAAAATAACCGGCTCAACAAAGACCAGCTTGAGATTGAGTTTATCAAGGCTGTCGATCGCATCATGGCGGTTACCAGCGTCAACCAGATGATGTACGAATATGCGCTCGACTTTCTCATACGTGGATTTGAGAGTTATGGTTTTGATAAAGTAAATAATTACATTGCCGATCATATTTCTTTCGACGAAAGCTGCGTGAACAGTGAGCGCAAGGCAGCTCTTGAGAAAAAGGTGGAGCGTTTCAAAAAATTCGCCATCGGCGAAAAAGCACCCGACTTTACTGCGGCAACCCTCGACGGCAAAAAGATCACCTTGTCGGAAATGAAATCTGGTTACACGCTGCTTCTGTTCTGGGCGACGTGGTGCGCACATTGCCCGCAATTGGTAAAAGATATTGCCACCATTTACGAACCGGCACACAACAAAGGTCTCGAAATTGTCGCCGTTTCGATGGACGATAATCCCGAAAAACTGCAAAGATTTCTTAGCGAAGGAAATTTCCCGTGGATACAAATTGCCGACTATCAGAAATGGCAGGGGCCGCTGGTGCAGCAATACGATATTTACGCCACGCCCACCATGCTGTTGCTCTTCAGCGACCAGACCATCCTGGCGCGTCCGGTCAACTTCGATGAGCTGAAGAATGCGCTGTTTGAACGAAATATCCTGCACTAG